Proteins encoded in a region of the Haloglomus salinum genome:
- a CDS encoding glycosyltransferase gives MAVPTVAAFTDTYLPTVNGVTYTVSTWRERWGSRGGRMHVVYPDAADHQPASTEHPVRSVAFPYYEGFRVGVPGVPAAVERDDVDIVHAHTPFLLGLGGARFARNESLPLVASYHTPTAEYADYITDGRLADAVERVARRYERWYLDRTDTVVVPSEPAREHLIDIGVSARIEVVPNGVDIDRFRPVGTDAFRARHDLGDGYLLGYTGRHGYEKDLDVILDAVDGFRIDGERPTVVFGGDGPARQGLMARAETIDADVRFLGFLDREELAAFYTSLDAFLFPSPVETQGLVALEANACGTPVVGVDSGALAETVDEGETGFHFEPGDTDSFREAIRWVIADRDVLSETCLERRDAISVEHAVDTLEDVYRETLDRC, from the coding sequence ATGGCGGTACCGACGGTCGCGGCGTTCACCGACACGTACCTGCCGACCGTGAACGGCGTCACCTACACCGTGAGCACGTGGCGCGAGCGGTGGGGCAGCCGTGGCGGTCGCATGCACGTCGTCTATCCCGACGCCGCGGACCACCAGCCAGCGTCGACCGAGCACCCCGTCAGGAGCGTCGCGTTCCCCTACTACGAGGGGTTCCGTGTCGGCGTCCCTGGCGTTCCCGCGGCCGTCGAGCGCGACGACGTGGATATCGTCCACGCGCACACGCCCTTCCTCCTCGGCCTCGGCGGTGCCCGCTTCGCCCGGAACGAGAGCCTCCCGCTGGTCGCGTCCTACCACACGCCAACGGCCGAGTACGCGGACTACATCACGGACGGCCGGCTGGCAGACGCCGTCGAGCGTGTCGCCCGGCGCTACGAGCGCTGGTATCTCGACCGGACCGACACCGTGGTCGTCCCCTCCGAACCGGCCCGCGAGCATCTCATCGACATCGGCGTCTCGGCACGGATCGAGGTGGTGCCCAACGGCGTCGACATCGACCGGTTCCGGCCGGTCGGCACCGACGCGTTCCGTGCCCGTCACGACCTCGGCGACGGGTACCTGCTCGGGTACACCGGCCGCCACGGCTACGAGAAGGACCTCGATGTCATCCTGGACGCTGTCGACGGGTTCCGCATCGACGGTGAGCGACCCACGGTCGTCTTCGGTGGCGACGGCCCCGCCCGCCAGGGTCTGATGGCCCGTGCGGAGACCATCGACGCCGACGTGCGCTTCCTCGGCTTCCTCGACCGCGAGGAACTGGCGGCGTTCTACACCTCGCTCGACGCCTTCCTCTTCCCGAGCCCGGTCGAGACGCAGGGGCTGGTCGCGCTGGAGGCCAACGCCTGTGGTACCCCGGTCGTCGGCGTCGATAGCGGCGCGCTGGCAGAGACGGTCGACGAGGGCGAGACCGGGTTCCACTTCGAGCCCGGGGACACGGACTCGTTCCGGGAGGCCATCCGGTGGGTCATCGCCGACCGTGACGTGCTCTCGGAGACCTGTCTCGAACGGCGCGACGCCATCAGC
- a CDS encoding transcription initiation factor IIB, translating to MTDTSVRRFQREDEDTAEREDEAADELTCPECGGDVATDTEHGEVVCQDCGLVVDEDNIDRGPEWRAFDASERDEKSRVGAPTTNMMHDKGLSTNIGWQDKDAYGNSLSSKQRQKMQRLRTWNERFRTRDSKERNLKQALGEIDRMASALGLPDNVRETASVIYRRALDENLLPGRSIEGVATSALYAAARQAGTPRSLDEITQVSRVEKDEIARTYRYVVRELKLEIQPADPESYVPRFASDLGLSDEAERRARELLQSAKEAGIHSGKSPVGLAAAAVYAASLLCNEKVTQSEVSEVANISEVTIRNRYHELLEAEDGLAA from the coding sequence ATGACAGACACGAGTGTCAGACGCTTTCAACGGGAGGACGAGGACACAGCCGAGCGCGAGGACGAGGCAGCAGACGAACTCACCTGCCCGGAGTGCGGCGGTGACGTCGCCACCGACACGGAGCACGGGGAGGTCGTCTGCCAGGACTGCGGCCTCGTGGTCGACGAGGACAACATCGACCGCGGCCCCGAGTGGCGCGCGTTCGACGCCAGCGAGCGCGACGAGAAGAGCCGCGTCGGCGCCCCGACGACCAACATGATGCACGACAAGGGGCTCTCGACCAACATCGGCTGGCAGGACAAGGACGCATACGGCAACAGCCTGTCCAGCAAGCAGCGCCAGAAGATGCAGCGCCTGCGCACCTGGAACGAGCGGTTCCGCACCCGCGACTCCAAGGAGCGCAACCTCAAGCAGGCGCTGGGGGAAATCGACCGGATGGCCAGCGCGCTCGGGCTCCCGGACAACGTCCGCGAGACCGCCTCGGTCATCTACCGCCGCGCGCTCGACGAGAACCTGCTCCCCGGCCGCTCCATCGAGGGCGTCGCCACCAGTGCGCTCTACGCCGCGGCGCGACAGGCCGGCACGCCGCGCTCGCTCGACGAGATTACACAGGTCTCCCGCGTCGAGAAGGACGAAATCGCCCGGACCTACCGCTACGTGGTCCGGGAGCTGAAGCTGGAAATCCAGCCGGCGGACCCCGAGAGCTACGTGCCCCGGTTCGCGAGCGACCTCGGCCTGAGCGACGAGGCCGAGCGCCGCGCCCGCGAACTGCTCCAGTCCGCGAAGGAAGCCGGCATCCACTCCGGGAAGTCACCGGTCGGGCTGGCCGCGGCCGCCGTCTACGCCGCATCGCTGCTTTGCAACGAGAAGGTCACGCAGAGCGAGGTCAGCGAGGTGGCAAACATCTCCGAGGTCACCATCCGCAACCGGTACCACGAACTACTCGAAGCCGAGGACGGTCTCGCGGCCTGA
- the gatC gene encoding Asp-tRNA(Asn)/Glu-tRNA(Gln) amidotransferase subunit GatC — protein MTDTDAVDPEEVRHVAGLARVDLDEEEVERFAEQFGDILAYFDALDDVPETDREADLANVFRADEVHEGLTQDEALQNAPESEDGRFKGPRVG, from the coding sequence ATGACCGACACGGACGCCGTCGACCCCGAGGAGGTCCGCCACGTGGCGGGCCTGGCTCGTGTCGACCTCGACGAGGAGGAGGTCGAGCGGTTCGCCGAGCAGTTCGGCGACATCCTCGCGTACTTCGACGCCCTCGACGACGTGCCGGAGACGGACCGCGAGGCCGACCTCGCCAACGTCTTCCGGGCCGACGAGGTACACGAGGGACTCACCCAGGACGAGGCTCTCCAGAACGCCCCCGAGTCAGAGGACGGCCGCTTCAAGGGGCCGCGGGTGGGATGA